A region of Streptomyces sp. WMMC500 DNA encodes the following proteins:
- a CDS encoding lysophospholipid acyltransferase family protein, whose translation MADAKVIPFDDDRSRGGGKPRRRGGAGRPRRADGGGAAGAEAGLSALPGGQGPAAGEDTERTDAAGAADDAAKAGAGSTARTAPPGAEAADAVAAALQGALKSALPRLLGGGWERRAADALGFLRRRLTGDYEVDEFGYDRELTDQVLVPLFRPVFEKYFRVTVKGVENIPDTGGALVVCNHSGTLPWDGLMAQVAVHDHHPADRHLRLLAADLVFVLPFVNQLARKGGHTLACADDAARLLAAGEVVGVMPEGFKGLGKPFAERYKLQRFGRGGFVSTALRARVPIVPCSIVGAEEIYPMIGNAKTVARLLGLPYFPVTPTFPWLGALGAVPLPTKWTIEFGEPILTDGYPPEAADDPMLMFNLTDQVRETIQHTLYKLLVERRSVFF comes from the coding sequence ATTCCGTTCGACGACGACCGCTCCCGCGGCGGCGGCAAACCCCGGCGCCGCGGCGGCGCGGGCCGGCCGCGGCGGGCGGACGGCGGCGGTGCCGCGGGCGCGGAGGCGGGGCTCTCGGCGCTGCCCGGCGGGCAGGGGCCCGCGGCGGGCGAGGACACAGAACGTACGGACGCCGCGGGTGCCGCGGACGACGCAGCGAAGGCCGGCGCCGGGTCAACGGCCCGTACGGCACCGCCGGGAGCCGAGGCCGCCGACGCGGTCGCCGCGGCGCTGCAGGGTGCCCTCAAGAGCGCGCTGCCGCGGCTCCTCGGCGGCGGCTGGGAGCGCAGGGCCGCCGACGCGCTGGGTTTCCTGCGGCGGCGGCTGACGGGCGACTACGAGGTCGACGAGTTCGGCTACGACCGGGAACTCACCGACCAGGTGCTCGTGCCCCTCTTCCGCCCGGTCTTCGAGAAGTACTTCCGGGTGACGGTCAAGGGCGTCGAGAACATCCCCGACACCGGCGGTGCCCTCGTCGTCTGCAACCACTCCGGCACGCTGCCCTGGGACGGGCTGATGGCCCAGGTCGCCGTCCACGACCACCACCCCGCCGACCGCCATCTGCGGCTGCTCGCGGCCGACCTCGTGTTCGTGCTGCCGTTCGTCAACCAGCTCGCGCGCAAGGGCGGGCACACGCTGGCCTGCGCCGACGACGCCGCGCGGCTGCTGGCGGCGGGTGAGGTCGTCGGCGTCATGCCGGAGGGGTTCAAGGGGCTGGGCAAGCCGTTCGCCGAGCGGTACAAGCTGCAGCGCTTCGGCCGCGGCGGCTTCGTCTCGACGGCGCTGCGGGCGCGGGTGCCGATCGTGCCGTGCTCGATCGTCGGGGCGGAGGAGATCTATCCGATGATCGGCAACGCCAAGACGGTGGCGCGGCTGCTGGGGCTGCCGTACTTCCCGGTGACGCCGACGTTCCCGTGGCTGGGCGCGCTGGGGGCCGTACCGCTGCCGACGAAGTGGACGATCGAGTTCGGGGAGCCGATCCTCACGGACGGCTATCCGCCGGAGGCGGCGGACGACCCCATGCTGATGTTCAACCTGACCGACCAGGTGCGCGAGACCATCCAGCACACGCTGTACAAGCTGCTC